A portion of the Streptococcus sp. Marseille-Q6470 genome contains these proteins:
- the strH gene encoding LPXTG-anchored beta-N-acetylhexosaminidase StrH — translation MKPENKQRFSIRKYAIGAASVLIGFAFQAQAVAADGVVPATTENQPAVQTTGEVTPPTSEEKVETAPSTENTTPTTPSTEKATPAAPATNSEAPKVEVAPAPAVANPVTSEEAPAKPAVTEEAKKTESEKQEEKKEVAKVEAPAVATERATQVNEKLAKKKIVSIDAGRKYFSPDQLKEIIDKAKHYGYTDLHLLVGNDGLRFMLDDMSLTVGDKTYASDDVKRAVENGTNAYYNDPNGNHLTESQMTDLISYAKDKGIGLIPTVNSPGHMDAILNAMKELGIEKPNFNYFGKESARTVDLDNEKAVAFTKALIDKYAAYFAGKSEIFNIGLDEYANDATDAKGWSVLQAYKWYPEDGFPDKGYDKFIAYANDLARIVKSHGLKPMAFNDGIYYNSDTTFGTFDKDIIVSMWTGGWGGYDVASSKLLAEKGHEILNTNDAWYYVLGRNADGQGWYNLDQGLNGIKSTPITSVPKTEGADVPIIGGMVAAWADTPSARYSPSRLFKLMRQFANSNAEYFAADYESADQALKEVPTDLSRYTAESVAAVKEAEKAIRSLDSNLSRAQQDSIDQAIAKLQEAVSNLTFTPEAQKEEDAKREVEKLEKNKVISIDAGRKYFTLDQLKRIVDKASELGYSDLHLLLGNDGLRFLLDDMTITANGKTYASDDVKNAIIEGTKAYYDDPNGTTLSQAEITELIQYAKDRGIGIIPAINSPGHMDAMLVAMEKLGIANPQANFDKVSKTTMDLENEEAMNFTKALIGKYMDFFAGKTKIFNYGTDEYANDATNAQGWYYLKWYGLYGKFAEYSNSLAAMAKEKGLQPMAFNDGFYYDDNDDVEFDKDVIISYWSKGWWGYNLASPQYLASKGYKILNTNGDWYYVLGNHKNDEAYPLSKAIENTEKVPFKQLASTKYPEVDLPTTGSMLAIWADKPQAEYKEEEIFELMTAFADHNKDYFRADYKALREELAQIPENLEGYSTESLDALKAAKEALNYNLNRNKQAELDTLVANLKAARLGLKPAATHSGSLDENETAANVENRPELITRTEEISFETVKKENPNLPAGQEKVVTEGAKGERTIYVSVTTENGKETETVLEEKVTKEAVNQVVEVGTPVTHVGDEEGVAPVADAKPRVVIEDEEIPFTTITRETDALTKGETRVVTEGVKGRRSHFYSVSTAADGSEVKTLVTSVVAQEPVTQIIEVGTPVTHVGDEKGLAPVAEEKPKLEIPNIPASIAEEKPALEIPNVPAPIAEEKPKLEIPSKPAPATVPAEENKPLPQGPAPVAKENKLPETGSQGSEWLIATGLMAALTAYGLSKKKD, via the coding sequence ATGAAACCAGAAAATAAACAGCGCTTCTCTATTCGTAAATATGCAATCGGAGCAGCTTCTGTATTGATTGGCTTTGCCTTTCAGGCTCAGGCCGTTGCTGCTGACGGAGTCGTTCCTGCTACAACAGAGAATCAGCCTGCTGTCCAAACCACTGGAGAAGTCACTCCACCAACGAGTGAAGAAAAAGTCGAGACTGCTCCTTCAACAGAAAATACTACTCCAACTACTCCTTCAACAGAAAAAGCTACCCCAGCTGCTCCTGCAACAAACTCTGAAGCACCAAAAGTTGAAGTTGCTCCTGCACCTGCCGTAGCAAACCCTGTTACATCTGAAGAAGCTCCAGCTAAGCCAGCAGTAACTGAAGAGGCTAAGAAGACAGAATCTGAAAAACAAGAAGAAAAGAAAGAAGTTGCTAAAGTTGAAGCACCTGCAGTCGCTACAGAAAGAGCAACTCAAGTCAATGAAAAACTGGCTAAAAAGAAAATTGTATCAATTGACGCTGGACGTAAATACTTCTCTCCTGACCAACTAAAAGAAATCATCGACAAAGCTAAACACTATGGCTACACTGATCTTCACCTTTTAGTCGGAAATGACGGCTTGCGCTTTATGCTTGATGACATGTCTCTAACTGTAGGTGACAAAACTTATGCCAGCGATGATGTCAAACGTGCTGTTGAAAATGGAACCAATGCCTACTACAACGATCCAAATGGTAATCATCTGACTGAAAGCCAAATGACTGACTTGATTAGTTATGCTAAGGATAAAGGAATTGGACTTATCCCAACAGTTAACAGTCCTGGTCACATGGATGCCATCCTCAACGCCATGAAAGAATTGGGTATTGAAAAGCCTAACTTTAACTATTTTGGTAAAGAATCAGCACGTACGGTTGACCTTGACAACGAAAAGGCTGTTGCTTTTACAAAAGCCTTGATTGATAAGTATGCAGCTTACTTTGCGGGCAAGTCTGAAATCTTTAACATCGGTTTGGATGAATATGCTAACGATGCTACGGATGCCAAAGGGTGGAGCGTTCTTCAAGCCTATAAATGGTATCCAGAAGATGGATTCCCAGACAAGGGGTATGATAAATTCATCGCCTACGCTAACGATTTAGCTCGTATCGTCAAGTCTCACGGCCTTAAACCAATGGCCTTCAATGACGGTATCTACTATAATAGTGATACTACTTTTGGTACCTTTGATAAAGACATCATCGTGTCTATGTGGACTGGTGGCTGGGGCGGTTACGATGTCGCTTCTTCTAAGTTACTAGCTGAAAAAGGACACGAAATCCTCAACACTAATGATGCTTGGTACTACGTTCTTGGACGTAATGCTGACGGACAAGGTTGGTACAACCTCGATCAAGGATTGAACGGTATCAAGAGTACACCGATTACTTCTGTTCCAAAAACAGAAGGCGCTGACGTTCCTATTATCGGTGGGATGGTAGCCGCTTGGGCTGATACTCCATCTGCCCGCTACTCTCCATCTCGTCTATTCAAGCTCATGCGTCAATTCGCAAACTCAAATGCTGAATATTTCGCCGCTGACTACGAGTCTGCTGATCAAGCTCTGAAAGAAGTGCCAACCGACCTTAGCCGCTATACAGCAGAAAGTGTTGCTGCCGTTAAAGAGGCTGAAAAAGCCATTCGCTCTCTTGATAGCAACCTTAGCCGTGCTCAACAAGATAGCATTGACCAAGCGATTGCAAAACTCCAAGAAGCTGTTAGCAACTTGACCTTCACTCCAGAAGCTCAAAAAGAAGAAGATGCTAAACGTGAAGTTGAAAAACTTGAGAAAAACAAGGTTATCTCAATCGATGCTGGACGTAAGTACTTCACTCTAGATCAACTCAAACGTATCGTCGATAAAGCTAGCGAACTTGGTTACTCTGACCTTCATCTCCTCCTTGGAAATGATGGACTTCGCTTCCTCTTGGATGACATGACAATCACTGCAAACGGCAAAACCTATGCAAGTGACGATGTGAAAAATGCCATCATTGAAGGAACAAAAGCTTACTACGACGATCCAAACGGAACAACTCTAAGCCAAGCTGAAATTACTGAACTAATCCAATATGCTAAAGATAGAGGCATTGGAATTATCCCTGCCATCAACAGTCCTGGCCACATGGATGCTATGCTTGTTGCTATGGAAAAACTAGGCATCGCAAATCCACAAGCTAACTTTGACAAGGTTTCAAAAACAACTATGGACCTTGAAAACGAAGAAGCAATGAACTTTACAAAAGCCCTTATTGGCAAGTACATGGACTTCTTTGCAGGCAAGACTAAAATCTTTAACTATGGTACAGATGAGTATGCCAATGATGCTACCAATGCTCAAGGTTGGTACTACCTCAAGTGGTATGGCCTCTATGGTAAGTTTGCTGAGTACTCTAATAGCCTAGCTGCCATGGCTAAAGAAAAAGGGCTTCAACCAATGGCCTTTAACGACGGCTTCTACTACGATGATAATGACGATGTTGAGTTTGATAAAGATGTTATCATCTCTTACTGGTCTAAAGGTTGGTGGGGCTATAACCTTGCATCTCCTCAATATCTAGCAAGTAAGGGTTACAAAATCCTTAATACCAACGGAGATTGGTACTATGTTCTAGGCAATCATAAAAATGACGAAGCCTACCCTCTATCAAAAGCAATTGAAAATACTGAAAAAGTACCATTTAAGCAACTAGCTTCAACCAAATATCCTGAAGTCGACCTTCCAACAACTGGTAGTATGCTAGCCATCTGGGCGGACAAACCTCAAGCTGAGTACAAAGAAGAAGAAATTTTTGAACTGATGACTGCCTTTGCAGATCACAACAAAGACTACTTCCGTGCCGATTACAAGGCTCTACGCGAGGAACTTGCTCAAATCCCTGAAAACTTAGAAGGATATAGCACAGAAAGTCTCGATGCTCTCAAGGCTGCTAAAGAAGCACTAAACTACAATCTCAACCGTAATAAACAAGCTGAGTTGGATACACTTGTAGCTAACCTTAAAGCAGCAAGACTTGGTCTCAAACCAGCTGCAACTCACTCAGGAAGCCTTGATGAGAATGAAACTGCTGCCAACGTTGAAAACCGACCAGAGCTTATCACAAGAACGGAAGAAATTTCATTTGAGACTGTCAAGAAGGAAAATCCTAACCTTCCAGCAGGACAAGAAAAAGTTGTCACTGAAGGTGCCAAAGGTGAACGTACAATCTACGTCTCAGTTACTACTGAAAATGGTAAGGAAACTGAAACAGTTCTTGAAGAAAAAGTCACAAAAGAAGCTGTCAATCAAGTGGTTGAAGTTGGAACTCCTGTCACTCACGTCGGAGACGAAGAAGGAGTTGCTCCTGTTGCAGATGCCAAACCACGTGTTGTGATCGAGGACGAAGAAATTCCGTTTACAACTATCACTCGTGAAACTGATGCATTGACAAAGGGAGAAACTCGTGTCGTAACTGAAGGTGTTAAGGGACGTCGTAGTCATTTCTATTCTGTGTCTACTGCTGCTGACGGAAGCGAAGTGAAAACATTGGTTACTAGTGTTGTTGCTCAAGAACCAGTTACTCAAATCATCGAAGTTGGGACTCCTGTAACACATGTGGGAGACGAAAAAGGACTAGCTCCTGTAGCGGAAGAAAAACCAAAACTAGAGATTCCAAATATACCGGCTTCTATTGCAGAAGAAAAACCAGCACTAGAAATTCCAAATGTGCCAGCTCCTATTGCAGAAGAAAAACCGAAATTAGAGATTCCAAGTAAACCAGCTCCAGCAACTGTTCCTGCTGAGGAAAACAAACCTCTTCCTCAAGGACCAGCTCCTGTGGCAAAAGAAAATAAACTTCCTGAAACAGGAAGCCAAGGTTCAGAATGGTTGATTGCTACAGGTTTGATGGCTGCACTCACAGCTTATGGACTTAGCAAGAAAAAAGATTAA
- a CDS encoding GntR family transcriptional regulator, with product MAIPKYQYIKDELKNKIISGQFASGDKFYTEAELISMYDVSSITVVRALNDLAKDGYIVRQQGKGTFVARARKHKLVEFSDVEIFETKDDKVTVLSIERGNDLKYLEKLGLRGDQFYYKIERIRETNGVTYIYHNSYIPEQYINANYPNLEYYSSIYNRFKLDYHIHMNDEHFEEINEIVFPTPKHAASILGIDTKFPTVFQTKTTQLEATGQVLEYIETYKRSDFYKIKFISCDRGH from the coding sequence ATGGCAATTCCAAAATATCAATATATTAAAGATGAATTGAAAAATAAGATTATTTCTGGTCAATTCGCTAGTGGAGACAAGTTCTACACTGAAGCAGAATTGATTTCCATGTATGATGTTAGTTCAATCACAGTAGTCCGCGCCTTGAACGACCTTGCCAAAGACGGATATATCGTCCGCCAACAAGGGAAAGGAACTTTCGTAGCTCGTGCACGTAAACACAAACTCGTTGAATTTTCTGATGTAGAAATCTTCGAAACAAAAGATGATAAAGTAACTGTTCTTTCTATTGAACGCGGGAATGATCTTAAATACCTAGAAAAACTCGGCCTACGCGGCGATCAATTCTATTACAAGATTGAACGTATTCGTGAAACAAATGGCGTTACCTATATCTATCACAATTCGTATATTCCTGAACAATACATCAATGCCAACTATCCAAATCTCGAATATTATAGTTCTATCTATAATCGTTTCAAATTGGACTACCACATTCACATGAATGACGAGCATTTTGAAGAAATTAATGAAATTGTATTTCCAACTCCAAAACATGCCGCTTCTATCCTAGGAATCGACACTAAATTCCCAACTGTTTTCCAAACGAAGACAACTCAGCTTGAAGCAACTGGTCAAGTTTTGGAATACATCGAAACTTATAAACGTTCTGATTTCTACAAAATTAAATTCATTTCTTGTGACCGTGGTCACTAA
- a CDS encoding beta-galactosidase family protein has translation MARFEIKDDFYLNGKPFKILSGAIHYFRVPAEDWHHSLYNLKALGFNTVETYVAWNMHEPAEGKFNFEGDLNLERFLQTAQDLGLYAIVRPSPFICAEWEFGGLPAWLLTKDMRIRSSDPAFIDMVGRYYDQLLPRLVPRLLENGGNILMMQVENEYGSYGEDKAYLRAIRRLMEERSVTCPLFTSDGPWRATLKAGTLIEDDLFVTGNFGSKAAYNFSQMQEFLDEHGKKWPLMCMEFWDGWFNRWKEPIIKREPEELAEAVHEVLELGSINLYMFHGGTNFGFMNGCSARGTIDLPQVTSYDYDALLDEAGNPTAKYFAVKYMMATYYPEYPQSEPLRKESMEVENIPLVEKVSLFETLDSLTSPIESLYPKKMEELGQGYGYLLYRTEASWDADEERIRIIDGRDRAQLFIDGKRVATQYQTEIGEDIFYQGKKKTLSNIDILIENMGRVNYGHKFLADTQRKGIRTGVCKDLHFLLNWKQYPLPLDNPEKIDFSKGWTEGQPAFYAFDFEIKEPKDTYLDCSEFGKGIAYINGHHLGRFWNVGPTLSLYIPHSYLKEGANRIIIFETEGEYKEHIHLTCKPTLKLIKGENL, from the coding sequence ATGGCAAGATTTGAAATTAAAGATGATTTCTATCTGAATGGGAAACCATTCAAGATTTTGTCTGGCGCCATTCACTATTTTAGAGTTCCTGCGGAAGATTGGCATCATTCATTGTATAACCTCAAGGCATTAGGATTCAATACAGTTGAGACCTATGTTGCTTGGAACATGCATGAACCTGCTGAAGGGAAATTTAACTTTGAAGGTGATCTTAATTTAGAAAGATTTCTTCAAACTGCACAAGATTTGGGCTTATATGCAATTGTACGTCCTTCTCCATTTATCTGTGCAGAGTGGGAATTTGGTGGTTTACCGGCATGGCTCTTAACCAAGGATATGAGAATTCGGTCGTCGGACCCAGCTTTCATTGACATGGTTGGTCGTTACTATGATCAGTTGCTTCCACGTTTAGTTCCGAGATTATTGGAAAACGGTGGCAACATTCTCATGATGCAAGTCGAAAATGAGTATGGATCGTATGGTGAAGACAAGGCATACTTGAGGGCAATCCGACGCTTGATGGAAGAACGGTCAGTTACTTGTCCGCTGTTCACATCAGATGGTCCGTGGCGAGCGACTCTCAAGGCTGGGACCTTGATTGAGGATGATCTCTTTGTGACGGGGAACTTTGGTTCCAAAGCTGCTTATAATTTCTCACAGATGCAAGAGTTTCTAGATGAGCACGGCAAGAAATGGCCACTCATGTGTATGGAATTCTGGGATGGCTGGTTCAATCGATGGAAAGAACCAATCATCAAGCGTGAACCTGAGGAATTAGCAGAAGCTGTTCATGAAGTTCTAGAGCTAGGATCTATCAACCTATATATGTTCCACGGTGGAACCAACTTTGGTTTTATGAATGGTTGTTCAGCTCGAGGAACTATTGATTTACCACAAGTAACATCTTATGATTACGACGCTCTTCTTGATGAAGCTGGTAACCCGACTGCTAAATATTTTGCAGTCAAATACATGATGGCGACTTACTATCCTGAGTATCCACAATCTGAACCGCTTCGCAAGGAAAGTATGGAAGTAGAAAACATTCCACTGGTCGAGAAAGTTTCTCTTTTCGAAACCTTGGATAGTCTGACAAGTCCGATTGAAAGTCTCTACCCTAAGAAAATGGAAGAGCTAGGACAAGGTTACGGCTACCTACTCTATCGTACGGAAGCAAGTTGGGATGCAGATGAAGAACGCATTCGAATCATTGACGGACGAGATAGAGCCCAACTCTTTATCGATGGTAAACGAGTGGCGACACAGTACCAAACAGAAATCGGTGAAGATATTTTTTATCAAGGCAAAAAGAAAACGCTATCCAATATTGATATACTTATTGAAAATATGGGGCGTGTCAACTATGGACACAAATTCTTAGCAGACACACAACGAAAAGGAATTCGCACAGGTGTTTGTAAAGATTTGCATTTCTTGCTCAACTGGAAGCAATATCCACTTCCACTTGATAATCCTGAGAAGATTGATTTCTCTAAAGGATGGACAGAAGGGCAACCCGCCTTTTACGCCTTTGACTTTGAGATCAAGGAGCCGAAAGATACCTACTTAGATTGTTCTGAGTTTGGTAAAGGGATTGCTTATATCAACGGGCATCATCTAGGTCGTTTCTGGAATGTCGGTCCAACCTTATCTCTTTATATTCCACATAGCTATCTCAAGGAAGGTGCCAACCGCATCATTATCTTTGAAACCGAAGGGGAGTATAAGGAACACATACACTTAACTTGTAAACCTACACTAAAACTTATAAAGGGGGAAAACTTATGA
- a CDS encoding PTS system mannose/fructose/N-acetylgalactosamine-transporter subunit IIB codes for MTIVGCRIDGRLIHGQVANLWSAKLNVSRIMVVDNEVVNNDVEKSGLKLATPPGVKLSILPVDKAAANILAGKYDSQRLLIVARKPDRFLGLVEAGVPLETVNVGNMSQTPETRAITRSINVVDKDVEDFRKLAEKGVKLTAQMVPNDPVSDFLSLLK; via the coding sequence ATGACAATTGTAGGATGCCGTATCGATGGGCGCTTAATTCACGGACAAGTCGCAAACCTTTGGTCTGCTAAACTTAATGTTTCACGTATCATGGTCGTTGACAATGAAGTTGTGAACAACGACGTTGAAAAAAGTGGCTTGAAACTTGCAACACCACCAGGTGTAAAACTTAGTATTTTGCCAGTTGATAAAGCAGCAGCGAATATCCTTGCTGGTAAATATGATAGCCAACGTCTGTTGATTGTAGCACGCAAACCTGACCGTTTCCTCGGTTTGGTAGAAGCAGGTGTGCCACTTGAAACTGTCAATGTCGGCAACATGTCTCAAACACCAGAAACACGTGCAATCACACGTTCTATCAACGTTGTGGATAAAGACGTGGAAGACTTCCGTAAATTAGCGGAAAAAGGTGTTAAACTCACTGCTCAAATGGTTCCAAATGATCCAGTTTCAGACTTTTTGAGCTTATTAAAATAG
- a CDS encoding PTS mannose/fructose/sorbose/N-acetylgalactosamine transporter subunit IIC, translated as MIQWWQILLLTLYSAYQICDELTIVSSAGSPVFAGFITGLVMGDLTTGLFIGGSLQLFVLGVGTFGGASRIDATSGAVLATAFSVSQGIETDLAITTIAVPVAALLTYFDVLGRMTTTFFAHRIDAAIERFDYKGIERNYLLGAVPWALSRALPVFFALAFGGEFVQGVVNLVKEYQWVADGLTLAGRMLPGLGFAILLRYLPVKRNLHYLAMGFGLTAMLTVLYSNVTSLGGAVAGIIGTLPAEVAEKIGFVNNFKGLSMIGISIVGIFLAVVHFKNSQKVAVAAPSTPSESGEIEDDEF; from the coding sequence ATGATACAATGGTGGCAAATTTTACTTCTCACTTTGTACTCAGCTTATCAAATCTGTGATGAGTTGACGATCGTTTCTTCTGCAGGTTCGCCTGTATTCGCTGGTTTCATTACTGGTTTAGTCATGGGAGATTTGACAACTGGTTTGTTTATCGGTGGTAGCTTGCAGTTGTTCGTACTTGGGGTAGGTACCTTCGGTGGTGCTTCTCGTATCGACGCAACTTCTGGTGCGGTTCTTGCGACTGCTTTCTCAGTTTCACAAGGAATCGAAACAGACCTTGCGATCACTACAATCGCTGTACCAGTAGCAGCACTTTTGACTTACTTCGACGTACTTGGTCGTATGACTACAACATTCTTCGCTCACCGTATTGATGCTGCGATCGAACGCTTTGACTATAAAGGAATCGAACGTAACTATCTTCTTGGTGCAGTTCCTTGGGCTCTATCTCGTGCCCTTCCAGTATTCTTCGCCCTTGCTTTCGGTGGAGAATTCGTACAAGGTGTTGTAAACCTTGTTAAAGAATACCAATGGGTTGCAGACGGTTTGACTCTTGCAGGTCGTATGCTTCCAGGTCTTGGATTCGCTATCTTGCTTCGTTACCTTCCAGTTAAACGTAACCTTCACTACCTTGCTATGGGATTCGGTTTGACAGCTATGTTGACTGTACTTTACTCAAACGTAACAAGTCTTGGTGGAGCAGTTGCTGGAATCATTGGCACTCTTCCTGCTGAAGTTGCTGAAAAAATTGGCTTTGTTAACAACTTCAAAGGATTGTCTATGATCGGTATCTCTATCGTGGGTATCTTCCTTGCAGTTGTTCACTTCAAGAACAGCCAAAAAGTTGCTGTAGCAGCACCTTCTACACCATCAGAAAGTGGGGAAATTGAAGATGACGAATTCTAA
- a CDS encoding PTS system mannose/fructose/sorbose family transporter subunit IID: MTNSNYKLTKEDFNQINKRSLFTFQLGWNYERMQASGYLYMILPQLRKMYGDGTPELKEMMKVHTQFFNTSPFFHTIIAGFDLAMEEKDGVASKDAVNGIKTGLMGPFAPLGDTIFGSLVPAIMGSIAATMAIAGQPWGIFLWIAVAVAYDIFRWKQLEFAYKEGVNLINNMQSTLTALIEAASVLGVFMMGALVATMINFEISYKLPIGEKMIDFQDILNSIFPRLLPAIFTAFIFWLLGKKGMNSTKAIGIIIVLALALSALGKFALGMGA, from the coding sequence ATGACGAATTCTAATTACAAATTAACAAAAGAAGATTTTAATCAAATTAACAAACGTAGCTTGTTCACTTTCCAATTGGGATGGAACTACGAACGTATGCAAGCATCAGGTTACCTTTACATGATCTTGCCACAATTGCGTAAAATGTATGGAGATGGAACTCCTGAGTTGAAAGAAATGATGAAAGTTCATACTCAATTCTTCAACACTTCACCATTCTTCCACACAATCATCGCTGGTTTTGACCTTGCCATGGAAGAAAAAGATGGCGTTGCCTCAAAAGACGCGGTTAACGGTATCAAGACAGGTTTGATGGGACCATTCGCTCCTCTTGGAGATACAATCTTTGGTTCACTTGTACCTGCTATCATGGGATCTATCGCTGCAACAATGGCTATCGCTGGTCAACCTTGGGGTATCTTCCTTTGGATCGCAGTTGCAGTAGCGTATGACATCTTCCGTTGGAAACAGTTGGAATTTGCATACAAAGAAGGGGTTAACCTTATCAACAACATGCAAAGTACTTTGACAGCTTTGATTGAAGCTGCATCTGTACTTGGTGTATTCATGATGGGTGCTCTTGTAGCAACAATGATCAACTTTGAAATTTCATACAAATTGCCAATCGGTGAAAAGATGATTGACTTCCAAGACATCTTGAACTCAATCTTCCCACGTTTGCTTCCAGCAATCTTCACTGCATTCATCTTCTGGTTGCTTGGTAAGAAAGGCATGAACTCTACAAAAGCTATCGGTATCATTATCGTGCTTGCCTTGGCTCTTTCTGCTCTTGGTAAATTTGCACTTGGAATGGGCGCATAA
- a CDS encoding PTS sugar transporter subunit IIA: MTKSLILVSHGRFCEELKGSTEMIMGPQDNIHAVALLPEDGPEEFTAKFEAAIEGLDDFLVFADLLGGTPCNVVSRLIMEGRDIELYAGMNLPMVIEFINASLTGIDADYKSRASESIVKVNDLLASFDDDEDE; the protein is encoded by the coding sequence ATGACTAAATCATTGATTTTAGTGAGTCACGGTCGTTTTTGTGAAGAACTTAAAGGTAGCACAGAAATGATTATGGGACCACAAGACAACATTCATGCGGTGGCTCTTCTTCCAGAAGATGGACCAGAAGAATTTACTGCTAAATTTGAAGCTGCTATTGAAGGATTGGATGATTTCCTAGTCTTTGCAGATCTTCTTGGTGGAACACCATGTAACGTGGTGAGCCGTCTGATTATGGAAGGTCGTGACATTGAACTTTATGCAGGAATGAACCTTCCGATGGTCATTGAATTTATCAATGCAAGCCTAACAGGCATTGATGCGGACTATAAGAGTCGTGCTTCAGAAAGCATTGTGAAAGTTAATGATTTATTGGCTAGCTTCGATGACGATGAAGATGAATAA
- a CDS encoding SIS domain-containing protein — protein MLDYTKEDLLELGAEITTREIYQQPDVWKEAFESYQARCDEISAFLQGIADKHDYIKVILTGAGTSAYVGDTLVPYFKEVYDERKWNFNAIATTDIVANPQTYLKKDVATVLVSFARSGNSPESVATVDLAKALVDELYQVTITCAAEGKLALQAHGDDRNLLLLQPAASNDAGFAMTSSFTSMMLTALLVFDPTEFAVKAERFEVLSSLARKVLDNVADVKELVDLDFNRVIYLGAGPFFGLAHEAQLKILELTAGQVATMYESPVGFRHGPKSLINEDTVVLVFGTTTDYTRQYDLDLVREVAGDQIARRVVLLSDQAFGLENVKEVALGYGGVLNDVYRVFPYIVYGQLFALLTSLKVGNRPDTPSPTGTVNRVVQGVIIHEFK, from the coding sequence ATGCTAGATTATACAAAAGAAGATTTGCTTGAGTTGGGAGCAGAGATCACCACACGCGAAATTTACCAACAACCAGATGTTTGGAAGGAAGCTTTTGAATCCTATCAAGCCCGATGTGATGAAATTTCCGCATTCTTGCAAGGGATTGCAGATAAACATGACTACATCAAGGTTATCCTAACTGGTGCTGGAACTTCAGCTTATGTAGGTGACACCTTGGTTCCATACTTCAAGGAAGTCTATGATGAACGTAAATGGAATTTCAATGCTATTGCGACAACTGATATCGTTGCAAACCCACAAACTTATTTGAAAAAAGACGTGGCGACTGTTTTGGTATCATTTGCACGTAGTGGAAACTCACCTGAGAGTGTAGCAACCGTTGACTTGGCTAAGGCTCTAGTTGACGAGCTTTATCAAGTAACGATCACTTGTGCGGCTGAAGGGAAATTAGCACTTCAAGCTCATGGTGACGATCGCAACCTCTTGCTCTTGCAACCGGCAGCTTCTAACGATGCTGGCTTTGCTATGACATCAAGCTTTACTTCAATGATGTTGACAGCACTTTTGGTCTTCGATCCAACTGAATTTGCTGTTAAAGCTGAACGTTTTGAAGTGCTTTCTAGTCTTGCTCGTAAAGTTCTTGACAATGTGGCAGATGTGAAAGAATTGGTTGACCTAGACTTTAACCGAGTGATTTACTTAGGTGCAGGTCCATTCTTCGGACTTGCTCATGAAGCACAACTGAAAATTTTGGAATTGACTGCTGGTCAGGTTGCAACTATGTATGAAAGCCCAGTTGGCTTCCGTCATGGTCCAAAATCTCTTATCAATGAAGATACTGTAGTTTTGGTCTTTGGTACTACGACAGACTATACTCGTCAGTATGACTTAGACTTGGTTCGTGAAGTTGCAGGAGATCAAATCGCTCGTCGCGTTGTTCTCTTGAGTGATCAAGCCTTTGGTCTTGAAAACGTCAAGGAAGTCGCACTTGGCTATGGCGGTGTCTTGAATGACGTTTACCGTGTATTCCCTTATATTGTTTATGGTCAATTATTTGCTCTCTTGACTTCACTTAAAGTTGGCAACAGACCTGATACACCATCACCTACAGGTACAGTAAACCGCGTCGTTCAAGGTGTCATTATTCACGAATTTAAATAA